One Pyrococcus furiosus DSM 3638 genomic region harbors:
- the ilvC gene encoding ketol-acid reductoisomerase, which produces MVKVWYDNEVSMDILKDKTVAVIGYGSQGEAQAKNMRDSGVHVILGLRPEGNSWKRAQKDGFEVYTIEEATKRADIVHILIPDLVQPKVYKEKIAPYLREGQALGFSHGFNIHYKQIVPPEYVDVIMVAPKSPGRRVREVFLEGFGVPALIAVYQDYTGHAKELALAMAKAIGATRAGVIETTFKDETESDLIGEQLVLVGGLIELIKKGFEVLVELGYPPELAYFEACNEAKLIMDLIYERGFTGMLKAVSDTAKYGGLTVGPKVIDEHVKENMRKYAERVRSGEFAKEWISKADKADEVLKELMKEIEEHEIEKVGRFIRRMSGLEK; this is translated from the coding sequence GTGGTAAAGGTTTGGTATGACAACGAGGTAAGTATGGATATACTCAAGGACAAGACCGTGGCTGTTATAGGGTATGGAAGCCAGGGTGAAGCACAGGCAAAGAACATGAGGGATTCCGGAGTCCACGTTATACTTGGCCTAAGGCCAGAAGGGAACTCCTGGAAGAGGGCTCAGAAGGATGGGTTTGAGGTCTATACTATAGAGGAGGCAACTAAGAGGGCTGATATAGTCCACATACTCATTCCAGACCTTGTTCAGCCGAAGGTCTACAAGGAGAAGATAGCGCCTTACCTAAGAGAAGGACAGGCTCTTGGGTTCTCCCATGGCTTCAACATCCACTATAAGCAGATTGTTCCTCCAGAGTACGTTGATGTGATAATGGTTGCTCCAAAAAGCCCAGGGAGGAGAGTTAGAGAGGTTTTCCTTGAGGGCTTTGGCGTTCCAGCCCTTATAGCAGTTTATCAAGACTACACTGGGCATGCAAAGGAACTTGCCTTGGCCATGGCTAAGGCAATAGGGGCAACAAGAGCTGGGGTAATTGAGACGACATTCAAGGACGAAACTGAGAGTGATCTAATAGGAGAGCAGCTTGTCTTAGTTGGGGGCCTTATAGAATTAATCAAGAAGGGCTTTGAAGTTTTAGTTGAGCTGGGGTATCCTCCAGAGCTAGCCTACTTTGAAGCATGTAATGAGGCAAAGCTGATAATGGACTTGATCTATGAAAGAGGATTTACAGGAATGCTAAAGGCAGTGTCAGATACGGCAAAGTACGGGGGGCTAACCGTAGGGCCTAAGGTCATTGACGAGCACGTTAAGGAAAACATGAGGAAATATGCCGAAAGAGTGAGGAGTGGAGAATTTGCGAAAGAGTGGATATCAAAGGCAGATAAGGCTGATGAAGTTCTCAAAGAGCTAATGAAAGAGATCGAGGAGCACGAGATCGAAAAAGTTGGAAGGTTCATTAGGAGAATGTCAGGCCTTGAAAAGTGA